A single region of the Lotus japonicus ecotype B-129 chromosome 4, LjGifu_v1.2 genome encodes:
- the LOC130715039 gene encoding uncharacterized protein LOC130715039, with protein sequence MALQQCCCSSSSSFIFNSRTLLNSPSFPISASFPNPNSTTFTSSTTIFCRATGPLNNDNRSSPATKKKKKKKTKKIDDSELLNSNDFDILHDLPFDAQTAAATAAAPNSSGSSFYHPSMPLPEPPAGFALGDNGKVLLTSTNRLVTVVDPTNKLPLECVVRRVFRSSERDECMLLCPVDTPVQILKNTLDGWSAISDEEVESILPAAAYALAKIHMHLVYSGYCYTARGGFCYTEEDIFDFHTDDERGVDGLPTEGVEITHFNLEGARYMIYTPSDPLLFVALKDEDGILQIADDDLLEDPIVIDAIDQETEFNALVEEEAALIESTMDER encoded by the exons ATGGCGTTACAGCAAtgttgttgttcttcttcttcctcattcatCTTCAACTCTCGCACTCTGCTAAATTCCCCTTCTTTCCCAATCTCAGCTTCATTCCCAAACCCTAATTCAACAACCTTCACTTCTTCCACCACCATCTTCTGCCGCGCCACTGGCCCTCTCAACAACGACAACCGTTCTTCTCCGGcaaccaagaagaagaagaagaagaagaccaaaaAGATTGACGATTCCGAACTTCTCAACTCCAACGACTTCGATATTTTGCATGATTTGCCCTTCGATGCTCAAACTgccgccgccaccgccgccgccccTAACTCCTCCGGTTCCTCTTTCTACCACCCTTCCATGCCCTTGCCTGAACCTCCTGCTGGTTTCGCTTTGGGCGATAACGGCAAGGTTCTCCTCACTTCGACTAATCGACTCGTCACTGTT GTTGATCCTACGAACAAGCTTCCATTAGAGTGTGTGGTGAGGAGAgtgttcagaagctctgaaagagATGAATGCATGTTGCTCTGCCCAGTTGACAC GCCTGTCCAGATATTGAAGAACACACTTGATGGATGGTCAGCT ATCAGTGATGAGGAAGTTGAATCTATTCTGCCTGCTGCAGCTTATGCGCTTGCCAAGATACACATGCATCTTGTTTATAGCGG GTACTGTTATACTGCACGTGGTGGTTTTTGCTACACCGAAGAAGATATATTTGACTTTCATACAG ACGATGAGAGAGGAGTGGATGGCTTGCCAACTGAAGGTGTAGAAATTACACATTTTAATCTG GAAGGTGCTCGCTACATGATTTACACACCATCAGATCCACTTCTTTTTGTCGCTTTGAAG GATGAGGACGGGATATTGCAAATTGCTGATGAT GACCTGCTTGAAGATCCTATTGTCATTGACGCCATAGATCAGGAGACTGAATTTAATGCCTTGGTG gaagaagaagctgcccttATTGAATCAACCATGGATGAAAGATAA
- the LOC130713889 gene encoding beta-galactosidase 6-like isoform X2 has protein sequence MCFGVYMSPNPDSGRYDLVKFIKEIQAQGLYVCLRIGPYIESEWTYGGFPFWLHDVPGIVYRTNNEPFKLYMQKFTAKIVSMMKSEGLYASQGGPIILSQIENEYQNIQKSFGEEGSQYVDWAAKMAVGLQTGVPWVMCKQTDAPDPVINTCNGMKCGETFTGPNSPDKPALWTENWTSFYQVYGGEPYIRSAEDIAFHVTLFIARKNGSYVNYYMYHGGTNFGRTSSAYVITSYYDQAPLDEYGLLRQPKWGHLKELHSAIKSCSATLLQGMQRNFSLGPFQEGYVFEEEGGGECAAFLVNDDNVNVFTVQFRNRSYQLPPKSISILPDCQNVTFNTATVNTKNNRRVINPVQAFSSADEWEQFLDEIPNFDETLLISNSLLEHMNLTKDKTDYLWYTIRFEHDLPCTESVLHVQSAAHVVHAFADGTYIGGAHGSHDVKSFTLQVPVTLNEGTTNISILSVMVGLPDSGAFLERRFAGLTTVEIQCREESYDLTNSTWGYQVGLVGEQLDIYQEANSSSTQWSQLGNITNQRLIWYKSVFDSPDGNDPLTLNLETMGKGEAWVNGESIGRYWISFHDSKDQPSQTLYHVPRSFLKDSGNVLVLFEEEGGNPLDISLNTVSTTNSEDNLSK, from the exons ATGTGTTTTGGAGTCTACATGAGCCCCAACCCGGACAG CGGTAGATATGACTTGGTGAAATTCATCAAGGAAATTCAAGCTCAGGGCTTGTATGTATGTCTCAGGATAGGACCTTATATCGAAAGTGAATGGACATATGG GGGATTCCCATTTTGGTTACATGATGTCCCTGGTATTGTCTACCGAACGAACAACGAACCATTCAAG CTCTACATGCAAAAGTTTACTGCGAAAATAGTGAGCATGATGAAATCAGAGGGTTTATATGCTTCTCAAGGAGGTCCAATTATATTGTCACAG ATTGAGAATGAATATCAAAATATTCAAAAATCATTTGGAGAAGAAGGATCACAGTATGTTGACTGGGCTGCCAAAATGGCGGTGGGTCTGCAGACTGGAGTGCCATGGGTTATGTGCAAGCAAACTGATGCTCCTGATCCAGTG ATCAATACATGCAATGGAATGAAATGTGGAGAAACTTTTACAGGACCAAACTCCCCTGATAAGCCAGCATTGTGGACAGAGAATTGGACTTCTTT CTATCAAGTATACGGTGGTGAGCCATATATAAGGTCTGCTGAAGACATTGCATTCCATGTCACTCTTTTTATTGCAAGAAAAAATGGAAGCTACGTCAACTATTATATG TATCATGGTGGAACTAACTTTGGGAGGACAAGTTCTGCTTATGTTATAACATCCTATTATGACCAAGCTCCACTAGATGAATATG GTTTGTTAAGGCAACCCAAGTGGGGACATCTTAAGGAGCTTCATTCTGCAATCAAGTCTTGTTCTGCCACTTTGTTGCAAGGAATGCAGAGGAATTTCTCTTTAGGTCCATTTCAGGAG GGTTATGTttttgaagaagaaggaggaggagaatgtGCTGCTTTTCTTGTAAACGATGATAATGTGAATGTGTTTACTGTCCAATTTCGCAACAGATCATACCAATTGCCACCAAAGTCAATAAGTATCTTACCAGATTGCCAAAATGTGACCTTCAATACAGCAACT GTAAATACAAAGAACAATAGAAGAGTCATAAATCCAGTACAAGCTTTCAGCTCAGCTGACGAATGGGAGCAATTTCTAGATGAGATTCCTAACTTTGATGAAACATTGTTAATATCAAACTCATTACTTGAGCATATGAACTTAACCAAAGACAAAACGGATTACCTTTGGTATACTATTAG GTTTGAACATGATTTACCTTGCACTGAATCAGTACTTCATGTTCAGTCTGCTGCTCATGTTGTCCATGCTTTTGCGGATGGCACATACATAG GAGGGGCACATGGAAGTCATGATGTGAAGTCATTCACCTTACAGGTCCCAGTTACACTCAATGAAGGGACAACCAATATCTCTATACTCAGCGTTATGGTTGGACTCCCG GATTCAGGTGCGTTTCTAGAAAGAAGATTTGCTGGTTTAACCACAGTGGAAATTCAGTGCAGGGAAGAGTCCTATGACTTGACTAATTCTACTTGGGGATATCAg GTTGGACTAGTCGGAGAGCAACTAGATATATATCAAGAAGCAAATAGCAGTTCAACCCAATGGTCTCAATTAGGGAACATTACCAATCAGAGGCTAATTTGGTACAAG AGTGTGTTTGATTCACCCGATGGGAATGACCCTTTAACCTTGAACCTTGAGACGATGGGAAAAGGGGAGGCTTGGGTGAATGGAGAAAGCATTGGTCGCTATTGGATCTCCTTCCATGATTCCAAAGACCAGCCTTCACAAACACT GTATCATGTTCCAAGGTCGTTCCTTAAAGACAGTGGAAACGTTTTGGTTTTGTTTGAAGAGGAGGGTGGGAATCCTCTTGACATCTCCCTCAACACTGTTTCAACCACAAATTCAGAAGATAATCTCTCTAAATAA
- the LOC130713891 gene encoding uncharacterized protein LOC130713891 isoform X1 — MPHMLHYTLVCYNGTRDALCSESTILSSFSNCSSNFLYLKTSQSKLPILDHPFFQLVIIMTPIRFSSASYYYFYEQKNSDKQTTSVKNKTQMSGVSLAMAGTGTNTNPKQQAASAAPVGSMNMMGSLRVIEVQLVAFVLVFSASGLVPLFDLLFPALTTIYLMALARFAFPSNVRGGPRQIIFHGSRGFQAYVVVGTTVGLFLPLAYVLGGFGRGDELAVQSASPHLFLMSVQILTENVISGLSLFSPPVRALVPLMYTIRRIFVDVDWVQNVWLYKTLPQNALLKDKAWFWFGRVLAVANLVYYAVNLCAFLIPRFLPRAFKRYFQERDEIYAKEAEDKLNVAKY, encoded by the exons ATGCCACACATGCTACACTACACGTTGGTGTGCTATAATGGTACCAGAGATGCTTTATGTAGTGAATCAACAATTCTGTCTTCATTCTCAAATTGTTCTTCTAACTTTCTCTATCTGAAAACAAGTCAATCCAAATTGCCGATTCTAGATCACCCTTTCTTTCAACTCGTCATTATCATGACACCAATTCGGTTCAGTTCAGCTAGCTACTA TTACTTTTATGAGCAGAAGAACTCTGACAAACAAACAACCTCAGTGAAAAACAAGACACAAATGTCTGGTGTTTCTCTAGCTATGGCAGGCACAGgcacaaacacaaatcctaaGCAACAAGCAGCTTCTGCTGCACCAGTTGGCAGCATGAACATGATGGGCTCTCTGCGTGTGATAGAGGTTCAGCTCGTGGCCTTCGTTTTGGTATTCTCAGCAAGTGGTCTTGTCCCTCTCTTTGATCTTCTCTTCCCTGCCCTTACCACCATCTACCTCATGGCACTTGCACGTTTCGCCTTCCCATCAAACGTGCGAGGCGGCCCCCGCCAGATCATCTTCCATGGAAGCAGAGGATTCCAGGCCTATGTGGTGGTTGGAACCACCGTGGGGCTGTTCTTGCCTCTGGCATATGTGTTGGGAGGGTTTGGAAGAGGGGATGAGCTTGCAGTTCAATCTGCAAGTCCTCATCTTTTCTTGATGTCTGTCCAGATACTCACAGAGAATGTGATAAGTGGCTTGTCACTTTTTTCTCCACCAGTGAGAGCATTGGTGCCTTTGATGTATACTATAAGGAGGATCTTTGTGGATGTTGATTGGGTACAAaatgtttggctctacaagactTTGCCACAAAATGCACTACTTAAG GACAAGGCATGGTTTTGGTTTGGGAGGGTTCTGGCTGTGGCTAATCTGGTTTATTATGCTGTCAATCTGTGTGCGTTCTTGATACCAAGGTTCCTTCCAAGAGCTTTCAAGAGATATTTTCAAGAGAGGGATGAGATTTATGCTAAGGAAGCTGAAGACAAGCTAAATGTGGCGAAATACTGA
- the LOC130713889 gene encoding beta-galactosidase 6-like isoform X1: MGKWLVLVVMLLLVVVSLTLSMEAAGVTYDGRSLLIENQRKILFSGSIHYPRSTPQMWPALIEKAKEGGLNVIQTYVFWSLHEPQPGQYDFSGRYDLVKFIKEIQAQGLYVCLRIGPYIESEWTYGGFPFWLHDVPGIVYRTNNEPFKLYMQKFTAKIVSMMKSEGLYASQGGPIILSQIENEYQNIQKSFGEEGSQYVDWAAKMAVGLQTGVPWVMCKQTDAPDPVINTCNGMKCGETFTGPNSPDKPALWTENWTSFYQVYGGEPYIRSAEDIAFHVTLFIARKNGSYVNYYMYHGGTNFGRTSSAYVITSYYDQAPLDEYGLLRQPKWGHLKELHSAIKSCSATLLQGMQRNFSLGPFQEGYVFEEEGGGECAAFLVNDDNVNVFTVQFRNRSYQLPPKSISILPDCQNVTFNTATVNTKNNRRVINPVQAFSSADEWEQFLDEIPNFDETLLISNSLLEHMNLTKDKTDYLWYTIRFEHDLPCTESVLHVQSAAHVVHAFADGTYIGGAHGSHDVKSFTLQVPVTLNEGTTNISILSVMVGLPDSGAFLERRFAGLTTVEIQCREESYDLTNSTWGYQVGLVGEQLDIYQEANSSSTQWSQLGNITNQRLIWYKSVFDSPDGNDPLTLNLETMGKGEAWVNGESIGRYWISFHDSKDQPSQTLYHVPRSFLKDSGNVLVLFEEEGGNPLDISLNTVSTTNSEDNLSK; encoded by the exons ATGGGAAAGTGGCTGGTTTTGGTGGTGATGCTGCTGCTTGTGGTGGTGTCTTTGACATTATCAATGGAAGCAGCAGGGGTCACATACGATGGAAGATCTCTTCTCATTGAAAACCAGAGGAAAATCCTCTTCTCTGGTTCAATTCACTATCCTCGCAGCACTCCTCAG ATGTGGCCAGCATTGATAGAGAAAGCAAAAGAAGGAGGACTAAACGTGATTCAGACATATGTGTTTTGGAGTCTACATGAGCCCCAACCCGGACAG TATGATTTCAGCGGTAGATATGACTTGGTGAAATTCATCAAGGAAATTCAAGCTCAGGGCTTGTATGTATGTCTCAGGATAGGACCTTATATCGAAAGTGAATGGACATATGG GGGATTCCCATTTTGGTTACATGATGTCCCTGGTATTGTCTACCGAACGAACAACGAACCATTCAAG CTCTACATGCAAAAGTTTACTGCGAAAATAGTGAGCATGATGAAATCAGAGGGTTTATATGCTTCTCAAGGAGGTCCAATTATATTGTCACAG ATTGAGAATGAATATCAAAATATTCAAAAATCATTTGGAGAAGAAGGATCACAGTATGTTGACTGGGCTGCCAAAATGGCGGTGGGTCTGCAGACTGGAGTGCCATGGGTTATGTGCAAGCAAACTGATGCTCCTGATCCAGTG ATCAATACATGCAATGGAATGAAATGTGGAGAAACTTTTACAGGACCAAACTCCCCTGATAAGCCAGCATTGTGGACAGAGAATTGGACTTCTTT CTATCAAGTATACGGTGGTGAGCCATATATAAGGTCTGCTGAAGACATTGCATTCCATGTCACTCTTTTTATTGCAAGAAAAAATGGAAGCTACGTCAACTATTATATG TATCATGGTGGAACTAACTTTGGGAGGACAAGTTCTGCTTATGTTATAACATCCTATTATGACCAAGCTCCACTAGATGAATATG GTTTGTTAAGGCAACCCAAGTGGGGACATCTTAAGGAGCTTCATTCTGCAATCAAGTCTTGTTCTGCCACTTTGTTGCAAGGAATGCAGAGGAATTTCTCTTTAGGTCCATTTCAGGAG GGTTATGTttttgaagaagaaggaggaggagaatgtGCTGCTTTTCTTGTAAACGATGATAATGTGAATGTGTTTACTGTCCAATTTCGCAACAGATCATACCAATTGCCACCAAAGTCAATAAGTATCTTACCAGATTGCCAAAATGTGACCTTCAATACAGCAACT GTAAATACAAAGAACAATAGAAGAGTCATAAATCCAGTACAAGCTTTCAGCTCAGCTGACGAATGGGAGCAATTTCTAGATGAGATTCCTAACTTTGATGAAACATTGTTAATATCAAACTCATTACTTGAGCATATGAACTTAACCAAAGACAAAACGGATTACCTTTGGTATACTATTAG GTTTGAACATGATTTACCTTGCACTGAATCAGTACTTCATGTTCAGTCTGCTGCTCATGTTGTCCATGCTTTTGCGGATGGCACATACATAG GAGGGGCACATGGAAGTCATGATGTGAAGTCATTCACCTTACAGGTCCCAGTTACACTCAATGAAGGGACAACCAATATCTCTATACTCAGCGTTATGGTTGGACTCCCG GATTCAGGTGCGTTTCTAGAAAGAAGATTTGCTGGTTTAACCACAGTGGAAATTCAGTGCAGGGAAGAGTCCTATGACTTGACTAATTCTACTTGGGGATATCAg GTTGGACTAGTCGGAGAGCAACTAGATATATATCAAGAAGCAAATAGCAGTTCAACCCAATGGTCTCAATTAGGGAACATTACCAATCAGAGGCTAATTTGGTACAAG AGTGTGTTTGATTCACCCGATGGGAATGACCCTTTAACCTTGAACCTTGAGACGATGGGAAAAGGGGAGGCTTGGGTGAATGGAGAAAGCATTGGTCGCTATTGGATCTCCTTCCATGATTCCAAAGACCAGCCTTCACAAACACT GTATCATGTTCCAAGGTCGTTCCTTAAAGACAGTGGAAACGTTTTGGTTTTGTTTGAAGAGGAGGGTGGGAATCCTCTTGACATCTCCCTCAACACTGTTTCAACCACAAATTCAGAAGATAATCTCTCTAAATAA
- the LOC130713889 gene encoding beta-galactosidase 6-like isoform X3, whose protein sequence is MDIWVGTRGFPFWLHDVPGIVYRTNNEPFKLYMQKFTAKIVSMMKSEGLYASQGGPIILSQIENEYQNIQKSFGEEGSQYVDWAAKMAVGLQTGVPWVMCKQTDAPDPVINTCNGMKCGETFTGPNSPDKPALWTENWTSFYQVYGGEPYIRSAEDIAFHVTLFIARKNGSYVNYYMYHGGTNFGRTSSAYVITSYYDQAPLDEYGLLRQPKWGHLKELHSAIKSCSATLLQGMQRNFSLGPFQEGYVFEEEGGGECAAFLVNDDNVNVFTVQFRNRSYQLPPKSISILPDCQNVTFNTATVNTKNNRRVINPVQAFSSADEWEQFLDEIPNFDETLLISNSLLEHMNLTKDKTDYLWYTIRFEHDLPCTESVLHVQSAAHVVHAFADGTYIGGAHGSHDVKSFTLQVPVTLNEGTTNISILSVMVGLPDSGAFLERRFAGLTTVEIQCREESYDLTNSTWGYQVGLVGEQLDIYQEANSSSTQWSQLGNITNQRLIWYKSVFDSPDGNDPLTLNLETMGKGEAWVNGESIGRYWISFHDSKDQPSQTLYHVPRSFLKDSGNVLVLFEEEGGNPLDISLNTVSTTNSEDNLSK, encoded by the exons ATGGACATATGGGTAGGTACTAG GGGATTCCCATTTTGGTTACATGATGTCCCTGGTATTGTCTACCGAACGAACAACGAACCATTCAAG CTCTACATGCAAAAGTTTACTGCGAAAATAGTGAGCATGATGAAATCAGAGGGTTTATATGCTTCTCAAGGAGGTCCAATTATATTGTCACAG ATTGAGAATGAATATCAAAATATTCAAAAATCATTTGGAGAAGAAGGATCACAGTATGTTGACTGGGCTGCCAAAATGGCGGTGGGTCTGCAGACTGGAGTGCCATGGGTTATGTGCAAGCAAACTGATGCTCCTGATCCAGTG ATCAATACATGCAATGGAATGAAATGTGGAGAAACTTTTACAGGACCAAACTCCCCTGATAAGCCAGCATTGTGGACAGAGAATTGGACTTCTTT CTATCAAGTATACGGTGGTGAGCCATATATAAGGTCTGCTGAAGACATTGCATTCCATGTCACTCTTTTTATTGCAAGAAAAAATGGAAGCTACGTCAACTATTATATG TATCATGGTGGAACTAACTTTGGGAGGACAAGTTCTGCTTATGTTATAACATCCTATTATGACCAAGCTCCACTAGATGAATATG GTTTGTTAAGGCAACCCAAGTGGGGACATCTTAAGGAGCTTCATTCTGCAATCAAGTCTTGTTCTGCCACTTTGTTGCAAGGAATGCAGAGGAATTTCTCTTTAGGTCCATTTCAGGAG GGTTATGTttttgaagaagaaggaggaggagaatgtGCTGCTTTTCTTGTAAACGATGATAATGTGAATGTGTTTACTGTCCAATTTCGCAACAGATCATACCAATTGCCACCAAAGTCAATAAGTATCTTACCAGATTGCCAAAATGTGACCTTCAATACAGCAACT GTAAATACAAAGAACAATAGAAGAGTCATAAATCCAGTACAAGCTTTCAGCTCAGCTGACGAATGGGAGCAATTTCTAGATGAGATTCCTAACTTTGATGAAACATTGTTAATATCAAACTCATTACTTGAGCATATGAACTTAACCAAAGACAAAACGGATTACCTTTGGTATACTATTAG GTTTGAACATGATTTACCTTGCACTGAATCAGTACTTCATGTTCAGTCTGCTGCTCATGTTGTCCATGCTTTTGCGGATGGCACATACATAG GAGGGGCACATGGAAGTCATGATGTGAAGTCATTCACCTTACAGGTCCCAGTTACACTCAATGAAGGGACAACCAATATCTCTATACTCAGCGTTATGGTTGGACTCCCG GATTCAGGTGCGTTTCTAGAAAGAAGATTTGCTGGTTTAACCACAGTGGAAATTCAGTGCAGGGAAGAGTCCTATGACTTGACTAATTCTACTTGGGGATATCAg GTTGGACTAGTCGGAGAGCAACTAGATATATATCAAGAAGCAAATAGCAGTTCAACCCAATGGTCTCAATTAGGGAACATTACCAATCAGAGGCTAATTTGGTACAAG AGTGTGTTTGATTCACCCGATGGGAATGACCCTTTAACCTTGAACCTTGAGACGATGGGAAAAGGGGAGGCTTGGGTGAATGGAGAAAGCATTGGTCGCTATTGGATCTCCTTCCATGATTCCAAAGACCAGCCTTCACAAACACT GTATCATGTTCCAAGGTCGTTCCTTAAAGACAGTGGAAACGTTTTGGTTTTGTTTGAAGAGGAGGGTGGGAATCCTCTTGACATCTCCCTCAACACTGTTTCAACCACAAATTCAGAAGATAATCTCTCTAAATAA
- the LOC130713891 gene encoding uncharacterized protein LOC130713891 isoform X2, translating to MSGVSLAMAGTGTNTNPKQQAASAAPVGSMNMMGSLRVIEVQLVAFVLVFSASGLVPLFDLLFPALTTIYLMALARFAFPSNVRGGPRQIIFHGSRGFQAYVVVGTTVGLFLPLAYVLGGFGRGDELAVQSASPHLFLMSVQILTENVISGLSLFSPPVRALVPLMYTIRRIFVDVDWVQNVWLYKTLPQNALLKDKAWFWFGRVLAVANLVYYAVNLCAFLIPRFLPRAFKRYFQERDEIYAKEAEDKLNVAKY from the exons ATGTCTGGTGTTTCTCTAGCTATGGCAGGCACAGgcacaaacacaaatcctaaGCAACAAGCAGCTTCTGCTGCACCAGTTGGCAGCATGAACATGATGGGCTCTCTGCGTGTGATAGAGGTTCAGCTCGTGGCCTTCGTTTTGGTATTCTCAGCAAGTGGTCTTGTCCCTCTCTTTGATCTTCTCTTCCCTGCCCTTACCACCATCTACCTCATGGCACTTGCACGTTTCGCCTTCCCATCAAACGTGCGAGGCGGCCCCCGCCAGATCATCTTCCATGGAAGCAGAGGATTCCAGGCCTATGTGGTGGTTGGAACCACCGTGGGGCTGTTCTTGCCTCTGGCATATGTGTTGGGAGGGTTTGGAAGAGGGGATGAGCTTGCAGTTCAATCTGCAAGTCCTCATCTTTTCTTGATGTCTGTCCAGATACTCACAGAGAATGTGATAAGTGGCTTGTCACTTTTTTCTCCACCAGTGAGAGCATTGGTGCCTTTGATGTATACTATAAGGAGGATCTTTGTGGATGTTGATTGGGTACAAaatgtttggctctacaagactTTGCCACAAAATGCACTACTTAAG GACAAGGCATGGTTTTGGTTTGGGAGGGTTCTGGCTGTGGCTAATCTGGTTTATTATGCTGTCAATCTGTGTGCGTTCTTGATACCAAGGTTCCTTCCAAGAGCTTTCAAGAGATATTTTCAAGAGAGGGATGAGATTTATGCTAAGGAAGCTGAAGACAAGCTAAATGTGGCGAAATACTGA